A stretch of the Cumulibacter soli genome encodes the following:
- a CDS encoding DUF5319 family protein gives MQHDPEERRRREEQIARDLFAQLSPLDPFEGERDPAGELDAEEQVPPLTAEERELVVHDLEDLDEFQRLLEPRGVRGICMECAGCEETHFYAWEIMRSNLLNMLQHDQSHVHEPPFNPRPEDFVTWDYASGYADAVTEIGQPDN, from the coding sequence GTGCAGCATGACCCCGAAGAACGCCGCCGACGAGAAGAACAGATCGCTCGCGATCTGTTTGCCCAATTGAGCCCGCTTGATCCGTTTGAGGGTGAGCGAGATCCGGCCGGCGAACTCGACGCTGAGGAGCAGGTCCCGCCGCTCACCGCCGAAGAGCGCGAGTTAGTGGTGCACGATCTGGAGGACCTGGACGAGTTTCAGCGACTGCTTGAACCGCGCGGTGTCCGTGGCATCTGCATGGAATGCGCGGGCTGCGAGGAAACGCATTTCTACGCCTGGGAGATCATGCGCAGCAACCTGCTGAACATGCTGCAACACGACCAATCGCACGTGCACGAGCCACCGTTCAATCCGCGCCCAGAAGACTTCGTGACCTGGGACTACGCCAGCGGTTACGCCGACGCAGTCACGGAAATCGGCCAACCGGACAACTGA
- a CDS encoding PPOX class F420-dependent oxidoreductase produces the protein MARKIATTTTVNLDGLLEFVRPRHRMVLVTARADGTPQLSPVTGGVDDSGRIVISTYPERAKTRNVRRTPEVSIMVLSDEWNEPWVQIDGVAEVLDVNDGPQALDAFVEYFRNIAGEHSDWDEYRQAMLDQQKSLIRITARRWGPVATGGFPAGRA, from the coding sequence GTGGCTCGCAAGATCGCAACGACGACGACAGTGAATCTGGACGGACTGCTGGAGTTCGTGCGTCCGCGGCACCGCATGGTGCTCGTCACCGCACGCGCGGACGGCACGCCGCAGCTGTCGCCGGTGACCGGCGGCGTTGATGATTCCGGCAGGATCGTGATCTCCACCTATCCGGAGCGGGCGAAGACGCGGAATGTGCGACGTACGCCCGAGGTCAGCATCATGGTGCTGTCGGACGAATGGAACGAGCCCTGGGTACAGATCGACGGGGTAGCGGAGGTCCTCGACGTGAACGACGGACCGCAGGCGCTCGACGCGTTTGTCGAGTACTTCCGCAATATTGCTGGCGAACACTCCGACTGGGATGAGTACCGGCAGGCGATGCTCGACCAGCAGAAGTCGTTGATTCGGATCACCGCGCGGCGTTGGGGTCCGGTGGCAACCGGTGGATTTCCCGCCGGGCGCGCCTAG
- a CDS encoding THUMP-like domain-containing protein: MDSSVLPTLTSSSGRAEVSRVAEELASGADTLRVLSRLRAAYDAPVANAILLQAELRPKAIAKFGAGADGLIVLAESLEQASRAEVSARRARRLVALGVTEVTDAGAGIGADSLAYAAAGLSVRAVEHSGTVAAVLRANTSALAVQVIEDDALDVVAGLPAGSVIYFDPARRADGRRIFDPQLCSPPLSALVATHERGLTVVAKMSPSLNTSDVPAGWDAEWVSTQTEQGRSVVEAVLWSPPHAAGARRAVVMSGDAEHVLTGTGAPAPLGALGAFVYEPDGAVNQAGLIGELALELSGRLIEPRIAYLSSDRRIDTPFAHRYEVLESLPWAKRALARTLAKYDASDLVVKKRGISVDPTALRRELLPRLRSRTGDPLVLILAGRLAIVARAA, encoded by the coding sequence TTGGACAGTTCGGTGTTGCCGACGCTCACCTCAAGCAGTGGGCGCGCGGAGGTTTCTCGGGTCGCGGAGGAACTCGCTTCCGGCGCCGATACGCTGCGCGTACTGAGCCGATTGCGCGCCGCGTACGACGCACCGGTTGCGAACGCGATCCTGCTGCAGGCCGAGTTGCGTCCGAAGGCGATCGCTAAATTCGGCGCAGGCGCCGATGGGCTGATAGTGCTCGCCGAGTCGCTGGAGCAGGCCAGCCGCGCGGAGGTTTCCGCACGCCGGGCACGGCGACTCGTCGCACTGGGCGTCACCGAGGTGACCGATGCAGGCGCGGGCATAGGCGCAGATTCGTTGGCGTACGCGGCGGCCGGCCTGAGCGTGCGCGCGGTAGAGCATTCGGGGACGGTAGCCGCCGTACTGCGCGCGAATACCTCTGCCCTGGCGGTGCAGGTCATCGAGGACGACGCACTGGACGTCGTAGCGGGGCTACCGGCGGGATCCGTGATCTATTTCGATCCCGCGCGGCGCGCCGACGGCAGGCGGATATTCGATCCGCAACTCTGCTCTCCCCCGCTGTCCGCGCTGGTGGCGACGCACGAGCGAGGCCTGACGGTGGTGGCCAAGATGTCGCCGTCGTTGAACACCTCGGACGTACCCGCCGGGTGGGATGCGGAATGGGTTTCAACACAGACCGAGCAAGGTCGCTCTGTAGTGGAGGCGGTCCTCTGGTCACCGCCGCACGCGGCGGGCGCGCGACGCGCTGTGGTGATGTCCGGCGACGCCGAGCATGTGTTGACCGGCACGGGCGCGCCTGCGCCACTCGGTGCACTCGGGGCGTTCGTGTATGAGCCTGATGGCGCGGTCAACCAGGCCGGGCTTATCGGCGAACTCGCCCTGGAGTTGTCGGGTCGGTTGATCGAGCCGCGGATCGCGTACCTGAGTTCCGATCGCAGGATCGACACGCCGTTCGCGCACCGCTACGAGGTATTGGAGTCGCTGCCGTGGGCCAAGCGCGCCCTCGCACGAACGCTCGCGAAGTACGACGCGTCAGATCTGGTGGTGAAAAAGCGCGGGATCTCTGTTGATCCGACGGCGCTGCGGCGCGAGTTGCTGCCGCGGTTGCGCTCACGCACCGGCGATCCGCTGGTACTGATCCTGGCCGGACGGCTCGCCATTGTTGCCCGCGCGGCGTAA
- a CDS encoding GuaB3 family IMP dehydrogenase-related protein → MRDYVEIGIGRQARRGVKLRDISMVPTRRTRDAEDVSTSWRLDAFKLDLPLITSPSDATMSPETIGMVNAAGGLGVLDAEGLWARYSDPTEQYERLAGSSPAEATALLQEIYARPVDTDLITERIRQLHDGGGTVAARVSPQHTAALAPTILAAGVDLLVIQGTMVSAEHVSSAGEELNLKEFIADLDVPVVVGGASNYQTALHLMRTGAAGVIVGLGASSCSTTSDVLGIESPMATTIIDAAAARRDYLDETGGRYVHIIAHGEIENSGDVARAIACGADAVMLGSMLAGAQESPGGGAWWDYTASHPDLPRGEFRPANGNRRVPMECVLRGPARTPDGTQNIFGGLRRAMAKCGYSDLKEFQRVELMVTDGGQV, encoded by the coding sequence ATGCGCGATTACGTAGAGATCGGAATCGGCCGCCAGGCCCGGCGCGGGGTCAAGCTACGGGATATCTCGATGGTCCCGACGCGCCGTACCCGAGACGCCGAGGACGTGTCCACGTCGTGGCGCCTGGATGCGTTCAAGCTCGACCTTCCACTGATCACGTCACCGAGCGACGCCACCATGAGCCCGGAGACCATCGGCATGGTCAATGCCGCCGGCGGGCTAGGGGTGCTGGACGCCGAAGGTTTGTGGGCGCGTTACAGCGACCCGACCGAGCAGTACGAGCGGCTCGCCGGGAGCAGCCCGGCCGAAGCCACCGCGCTGCTGCAGGAGATCTACGCGCGCCCGGTCGACACCGACCTGATTACCGAGCGGATCCGGCAACTGCACGACGGCGGTGGCACGGTCGCTGCGCGCGTGTCGCCGCAGCACACCGCGGCGCTCGCCCCGACGATCTTGGCCGCTGGGGTCGATCTGCTGGTCATCCAGGGCACCATGGTCTCCGCCGAGCACGTCAGTTCCGCCGGCGAGGAGCTCAACCTGAAGGAGTTCATCGCTGATCTCGACGTACCGGTCGTGGTGGGCGGAGCCAGCAACTATCAGACTGCGCTGCATCTGATGCGCACCGGAGCCGCCGGGGTCATCGTCGGGCTCGGCGCGAGTTCCTGCTCGACCACCAGCGACGTTCTCGGTATCGAATCGCCGATGGCCACCACCATCATCGACGCCGCGGCTGCCCGCCGCGACTACTTGGACGAGACCGGCGGGCGCTACGTGCACATCATCGCGCACGGCGAGATCGAGAACTCCGGTGACGTGGCCCGCGCGATCGCGTGCGGAGCCGACGCGGTCATGCTCGGTTCGATGCTGGCCGGCGCTCAAGAGAGCCCCGGCGGTGGTGCGTGGTGGGATTACACCGCCAGTCACCCCGATCTGCCCAGGGGCGAGTTCCGTCCCGCGAACGGTAACCGTAGGGTGCCTATGGAGTGCGTCCTACGCGGTCCGGCGCGTACGCCGGACGGTACCCAGAACATCTTCGGTGGGCTGCGGCGCGCGATGGCCAAGTGCGGCTACAGCGATCTCAAGGAGTTCCAGCGCGTGGAGCTCATGGTGACGGACGGTGGGCAGGTATGA
- a CDS encoding serine/threonine dehydratase, with protein sequence MGVPSRTEITAAAALLAPHVRRTPVLEMGLDDVGTVVLKLEQLQHVGSFKPRGAFLNALRADVPPTMLVAASGGNHGLAVAYVGKRLGIPAVIYVPTTAPRAKVSRLRSLGARVTEVGQTYADAYSASLADAARDGALAVHGYDGILTVTGQATMALEIEQQVPDVARVVVAVGGGGLMGGTAAWFGPSVELVAAEPEGAPTFLRAHEAGSPVRIAPHGLASDSLGASSVGEVPFEAMRAAGVRPVVVSDAAIAAARELLWRECRLAVEPGGAVALATVLSREVRPSDSDGRTVVVVCGANADPSDLPMN encoded by the coding sequence GTGGGAGTTCCTAGTCGTACCGAGATCACCGCCGCTGCTGCATTGTTGGCTCCGCATGTACGCCGTACGCCCGTGCTTGAGATGGGGCTGGACGACGTCGGCACCGTCGTACTGAAGTTGGAACAACTCCAGCATGTCGGCAGTTTCAAACCGCGCGGCGCGTTCCTGAATGCTTTGCGCGCCGACGTGCCCCCGACGATGCTGGTGGCGGCGTCCGGCGGTAATCACGGGCTTGCTGTGGCGTACGTCGGGAAACGGCTTGGCATTCCGGCGGTGATCTACGTACCGACGACGGCGCCACGCGCAAAGGTATCGCGGCTGCGCAGTTTGGGCGCGCGGGTCACCGAAGTCGGGCAGACGTACGCCGACGCGTATTCGGCCAGCCTCGCCGACGCAGCACGAGACGGCGCGCTGGCGGTGCACGGGTACGACGGCATCCTGACCGTGACGGGTCAAGCGACGATGGCGCTGGAGATCGAGCAACAGGTGCCGGACGTGGCGCGGGTCGTTGTCGCTGTTGGCGGCGGCGGGTTGATGGGTGGTACCGCCGCGTGGTTCGGCCCGTCGGTGGAACTGGTGGCGGCCGAGCCGGAGGGCGCACCGACGTTCCTGCGGGCGCACGAGGCCGGATCGCCGGTGAGGATCGCGCCCCACGGACTCGCGTCGGACTCCCTCGGCGCGAGCAGTGTCGGTGAGGTGCCGTTCGAAGCCATGCGCGCGGCCGGCGTACGACCCGTGGTGGTCAGCGATGCGGCGATCGCCGCGGCGCGGGAATTGCTGTGGCGCGAGTGTCGGCTCGCGGTCGAACCCGGCGGTGCGGTCGCGCTGGCTACCGTCCTGTCGCGCGAGGTGCGGCCATCGGATTCGGACGGGCGGACCGTTGTAGTGGTGTGCGGCGCGAACGCCGATCCGAGCGACCTGCCGATGAACTAA
- the guaB gene encoding IMP dehydrogenase — protein sequence MAEKFVPVGLTFDDVLLVPAASDFVPSAADTSTRISRNISVQIPLLSAAMDTVTEARMAIAMARVGGIGILHRNLSVDDQVREAERVKRSEAGMVSDPVACSPLHTLAEVDEMCGRYRISGLPVVDDDGVVVGIITNRDMRFETDSNRKVSEVMTRADRLITAPVGVDGDEALRLLHENKIEKLPLVDTAGKLAGLITVKDFIKREKYPDASKDDQGRLRVGAAVGVGDDQYKRACALAEAGVDVLMVDAAHGHSRGVIDTVARLKRELDCDIVGGNVVTAAAAEAFVGAGADGIKVGVGPGSICTTRVVAGVGMPQITAIHNVASVAGPAGVPVIADGGIQHSGDIAKAIAAGADAVMLGSLFAGVAESPGELIFINGKQFKAYRGMGSLGAMQSRGEARSYSKDRYAQDDVLSDDKLVPEGIEGQVAFRGPLAAVAYQLVGGLRAGMGYAGSPTIGELKENGQLVQITAAGLIESHPHDIQMTTEAPNYSSRR from the coding sequence ATGGCAGAGAAGTTCGTCCCGGTTGGACTCACTTTCGACGACGTTCTGCTGGTACCAGCAGCATCTGATTTTGTCCCGAGCGCGGCGGATACCTCGACGCGCATTTCCCGCAATATCTCCGTTCAGATCCCGCTGCTTTCCGCAGCGATGGACACCGTCACCGAAGCCCGGATGGCGATCGCGATGGCTCGGGTCGGCGGGATCGGCATCCTGCACCGGAACCTGTCGGTGGATGACCAGGTCCGCGAAGCTGAGCGGGTCAAGCGTTCGGAGGCCGGCATGGTCTCCGACCCCGTCGCCTGCTCGCCGCTGCACACTTTGGCCGAGGTTGATGAGATGTGCGGGCGCTACCGCATCTCGGGCCTGCCTGTCGTAGATGACGACGGCGTCGTGGTCGGCATCATTACGAACCGCGATATGCGTTTTGAAACCGACTCGAACCGCAAGGTCTCCGAGGTGATGACTCGCGCCGACCGACTGATTACCGCGCCGGTCGGGGTGGACGGCGACGAGGCGTTGCGCCTGCTACATGAGAACAAGATCGAGAAACTTCCGCTGGTGGATACTGCCGGCAAACTCGCCGGGCTGATCACGGTCAAGGACTTCATCAAGCGCGAGAAGTACCCGGACGCCTCCAAGGACGACCAGGGCCGCTTGCGCGTCGGTGCCGCTGTGGGTGTCGGCGACGATCAGTACAAGCGCGCGTGCGCGCTCGCCGAAGCAGGCGTCGACGTGCTGATGGTCGATGCGGCCCACGGCCACTCGCGCGGCGTCATCGATACGGTCGCGCGACTCAAGCGCGAACTGGACTGCGACATCGTCGGCGGAAACGTCGTCACCGCGGCTGCCGCAGAGGCGTTCGTCGGTGCCGGAGCCGACGGCATCAAGGTCGGCGTAGGCCCGGGCTCGATCTGCACGACCCGCGTGGTCGCCGGGGTGGGTATGCCGCAGATCACCGCGATCCATAACGTCGCATCCGTCGCCGGGCCCGCTGGGGTACCGGTGATCGCTGACGGCGGCATTCAGCATTCGGGCGATATCGCCAAGGCGATCGCCGCCGGCGCGGACGCCGTAATGCTCGGTTCGCTGTTCGCGGGTGTCGCGGAGAGCCCCGGCGAGCTGATCTTCATCAATGGCAAACAATTCAAGGCCTACCGCGGAATGGGCTCGCTCGGTGCGATGCAGTCACGTGGCGAGGCGCGCTCGTACTCCAAGGACCGGTACGCGCAGGACGACGTCCTCTCCGACGACAAGCTCGTGCCGGAGGGGATCGAGGGGCAGGTCGCGTTCCGCGGTCCACTGGCCGCCGTGGCCTATCAGCTCGTTGGCGGACTGCGCGCGGGTATGGGATATGCGGGGTCGCCTACGATCGGGGAGTTGAAGGAGAACGGTCAACTCGTCCAGATCACTGCCGCAGGCCTCATCGAGTCGCATCCGCACGACATTCAGATGACCACCGAGGCACCCAACTACAGCAGCCGTCGGTAA
- the tsaD gene encoding tRNA (adenosine(37)-N6)-threonylcarbamoyltransferase complex transferase subunit TsaD — protein sequence MAELITRSGNEPLVLGFETSCDETGIGIVRGEQMLANEIASSVDLHARFGGVVPEVASRAHLEAMVPTVQRALRAAGVTLRDIDAVAVTGGPGLAGALLVGTAAAKAYALAIDKPLYAVNHLAAHVAVDIVEHGPLPEPTMALLVSGGHSSILQVDDITSSITPLGATIDDAAGEAFDKVARLLQLGFPGGPVIDRLAVDGDSAAIAFPRGLTGPGDAPLDFSFSGLKTAVARWVEAKQRAGEPIPVADVAASFQEAVVDVLTMKTIKACVERGVEHLQIGGGVAANSRLRAMAQQRCDKAGIGLRVPRAGLCTDNGAMVAALGARLVAAGAAPSQLNFSATSYLPVEMITL from the coding sequence GTGGCTGAGTTGATCACGCGCTCTGGTAATGAGCCACTCGTGCTCGGATTCGAGACTTCGTGTGATGAGACCGGGATCGGTATCGTCCGCGGCGAGCAGATGCTGGCTAACGAGATCGCGTCAAGCGTCGACCTGCACGCGCGCTTTGGCGGTGTGGTGCCCGAGGTCGCATCCCGCGCGCACCTGGAAGCGATGGTGCCAACAGTGCAGCGGGCGCTGCGTGCCGCCGGCGTGACGTTGCGTGATATCGATGCGGTTGCGGTGACCGGCGGACCCGGCCTCGCCGGTGCGCTATTGGTCGGAACCGCGGCCGCGAAGGCATACGCGTTGGCGATCGACAAACCGCTGTACGCGGTGAACCACCTCGCGGCGCATGTGGCGGTCGATATCGTCGAGCACGGGCCGCTTCCCGAACCGACGATGGCGCTACTCGTGTCGGGCGGGCACTCCTCGATCCTGCAGGTGGATGACATCACCTCCTCGATCACCCCGTTAGGCGCCACGATCGACGATGCGGCGGGCGAGGCTTTCGACAAGGTGGCTCGGCTGCTGCAGCTCGGATTTCCTGGGGGGCCGGTGATCGACCGGCTCGCGGTCGACGGGGACAGCGCTGCGATCGCTTTTCCGCGTGGCCTGACCGGACCGGGTGATGCGCCGCTCGACTTTTCGTTCTCCGGGTTGAAGACGGCTGTTGCGCGGTGGGTCGAGGCGAAGCAGCGCGCCGGTGAGCCGATTCCGGTAGCCGATGTCGCGGCGTCGTTCCAAGAGGCGGTGGTCGACGTCCTGACGATGAAAACCATCAAGGCGTGCGTCGAGCGGGGTGTGGAGCACCTGCAGATTGGTGGCGGTGTCGCCGCGAACTCGCGGTTACGCGCGATGGCTCAGCAGCGATGCGACAAGGCCGGAATCGGCCTGCGCGTGCCCCGCGCCGGACTATGTACCGACAATGGCGCGATGGTGGCAGCCCTCGGCGCGCGGTTGGTTGCCGCGGGCGCCGCGCCGTCACAACTGAACTTTTCCGCGACGAGTTACTTGCCCGTCGAGATGATCACTCTATAA
- the groES gene encoding co-chaperone GroES, whose translation MAKVAIKPLEDRVVVQANEAETTTASGLVIPDTAAEKPQEGTVVAVGPGRIDDNGNRVPLDVKEGDVVIYSKYGGTEVKYSGEEYLVLSARDLLAVVEK comes from the coding sequence ATGGCAAAGGTGGCCATCAAGCCGCTTGAGGACCGCGTTGTCGTCCAGGCTAACGAGGCAGAGACCACGACCGCATCCGGCCTGGTAATTCCGGATACCGCGGCGGAGAAGCCCCAGGAGGGCACCGTCGTCGCTGTCGGCCCGGGTCGTATCGATGACAATGGCAACCGCGTCCCACTGGACGTCAAGGAAGGCGACGTCGTCATCTACTCGAAGTACGGCGGCACTGAGGTGAAGTACTCGGGCGAGGAGTACCTCGTCCTGTCGGCCCGCGATCTGCTGGCTGTCGTCGAGAAGTAA
- a CDS encoding tyrosine-protein phosphatase, giving the protein MSVMGVSRADERRVELEGMLNVRDLGGMPAADGRVVKRGQVLRMDSPQFLTEQAAQQLLEQGLRTVLDLRYETEAEEQGIGFLNNDQIRHVNIPIRSSANQTAPGLREQVEAAAGRPIEEVVAEYYQGYFTTAKGMNITNSVREMANADSLPLVVHCAAGKDRTGCVVAAALSAIGVSDEVIADDYAASAEAVPAIIARLHQGGAYADIDQSTVDMQITRAGTMINVLTWLHAEHGGAREFLRARGMSDAELAALESLLLTDSQ; this is encoded by the coding sequence ATGAGCGTGATGGGTGTTTCGCGGGCCGATGAACGGCGCGTTGAACTCGAGGGAATGCTGAACGTGCGCGACCTCGGGGGCATGCCGGCCGCCGATGGTCGCGTCGTCAAGCGCGGCCAGGTGTTGCGGATGGACAGCCCGCAATTCCTCACCGAGCAGGCGGCGCAGCAGTTGCTCGAACAGGGACTTCGCACCGTCCTGGACTTGCGGTATGAAACCGAAGCCGAGGAACAAGGCATCGGGTTCCTGAACAACGACCAGATCCGGCACGTGAACATCCCTATCCGCAGCAGCGCGAACCAAACCGCGCCTGGCCTGCGGGAGCAGGTCGAGGCTGCTGCTGGACGACCTATCGAAGAGGTCGTGGCCGAGTACTACCAGGGCTACTTCACCACCGCCAAAGGAATGAACATCACCAACTCGGTGCGCGAGATGGCGAATGCGGACTCGTTGCCGCTCGTCGTGCACTGCGCTGCGGGCAAGGATCGCACCGGATGCGTCGTCGCGGCCGCGCTGTCGGCGATCGGCGTCAGCGACGAGGTCATCGCTGATGACTATGCGGCGTCCGCCGAGGCAGTCCCGGCCATCATCGCTCGGCTGCACCAGGGCGGCGCCTACGCCGATATCGACCAGAGCACCGTCGATATGCAGATCACCCGAGCGGGCACGATGATCAACGTGCTGACCTGGCTGCATGCCGAGCACGGCGGCGCTCGCGAGTTCCTCCGTGCCCGCGGAATGAGCGATGCCGAACTGGCCGCGCTCGAATCGCTGCTGTTGACCGATTCCCAGTGA
- the groL gene encoding chaperonin GroEL (60 kDa chaperone family; promotes refolding of misfolded polypeptides especially under stressful conditions; forms two stacked rings of heptamers to form a barrel-shaped 14mer; ends can be capped by GroES; misfolded proteins enter the barrel where they are refolded when GroES binds) — MAKIVSFDDEARRALERGVNALADAVRVTLGPAGRNVVLDKKFGAPTITNDGVTIAREIELDDAQEDMGAQLVKSVAIKTNDVAGDGTTSATVLAQAMVKEGLRNLAAGANPMGLKVGITKAVEAVNARLDELASPVEGSDSIAKVATISAQNESVGTLIADAMEKIGTDGVITVEEGSGMETALELTEGMQFDKGYISAYFVTDPDSMEASFEDAYILLTQDKISTVADLLPVLEEVAKAGKPLVIIAEDVDGEALSTLVVNAIRKTFAVVAVKSPYFGDRRKAFMQDLAIVTGAQVISPEVGLDLKSADLSLLGKARRIVVTKDTTTVVDGDGGKEAADGRIAQLRREIDATDSDWDREKLQERLAKLAGGVAVIQAGAATEVEMKEKKHRIEDAIAATRAAVDEGVVMGGGAALVHAADVLEGGLGLSGDEATGVKLVRDALAAPLYWIARNAGVEGSVIVENVRTGDAKLGYNAQTHEYADLLADGVIDPVKVSKAAVSNAASVAAMLLTTQSAVSEAPVEEEPAGEGHGHGHGHGHGH; from the coding sequence ATGGCAAAGATCGTTAGCTTCGACGACGAAGCCCGCCGCGCACTGGAGCGCGGTGTCAACGCGCTGGCCGACGCCGTCCGCGTCACGCTCGGCCCGGCCGGACGCAACGTCGTACTCGACAAGAAGTTCGGTGCGCCGACCATCACCAATGACGGTGTCACCATCGCTCGTGAAATCGAGTTGGACGACGCGCAGGAAGATATGGGCGCCCAGCTCGTCAAGTCCGTCGCGATCAAGACCAACGATGTCGCCGGTGACGGTACGACGTCCGCCACGGTGCTCGCCCAGGCCATGGTCAAGGAGGGCCTGCGCAACCTCGCGGCGGGCGCCAACCCGATGGGCCTGAAGGTCGGTATCACCAAGGCTGTAGAGGCCGTCAACGCTCGACTCGACGAGCTCGCCTCCCCGGTTGAAGGGTCGGACTCGATCGCTAAGGTCGCCACGATCTCGGCGCAGAACGAGTCGGTGGGCACGCTGATCGCAGACGCTATGGAGAAGATCGGCACCGATGGTGTGATCACCGTCGAAGAGGGCTCCGGTATGGAGACCGCCCTCGAACTCACCGAGGGTATGCAGTTCGACAAGGGCTACATCTCGGCGTACTTCGTCACCGATCCGGACTCGATGGAGGCGTCGTTCGAGGACGCATACATCCTGCTGACCCAGGACAAGATCTCCACCGTCGCCGACCTGCTGCCCGTCCTCGAAGAGGTCGCGAAGGCAGGAAAGCCGCTGGTGATCATCGCCGAGGACGTCGATGGTGAGGCACTGTCCACACTCGTGGTCAACGCGATCCGCAAGACCTTCGCGGTCGTCGCGGTCAAATCGCCGTACTTCGGTGACCGCCGTAAGGCCTTCATGCAGGACCTCGCGATCGTCACCGGCGCCCAGGTCATCTCGCCCGAGGTCGGACTCGACCTCAAGAGCGCTGATCTGTCGCTGTTGGGTAAGGCGCGCCGCATCGTCGTCACCAAGGACACCACGACCGTCGTCGACGGCGACGGTGGCAAGGAGGCAGCCGACGGCCGCATCGCCCAGTTGCGTCGAGAGATCGACGCGACCGACAGCGATTGGGACCGCGAGAAGCTGCAGGAGCGACTGGCGAAGCTCGCCGGCGGTGTCGCGGTCATCCAGGCCGGCGCTGCCACCGAGGTCGAGATGAAGGAAAAGAAGCACCGCATCGAAGACGCCATCGCGGCTACCCGCGCTGCCGTTGATGAGGGTGTCGTCATGGGCGGCGGCGCCGCGCTGGTGCACGCCGCTGACGTGCTCGAAGGTGGGCTCGGCCTCAGCGGTGACGAGGCCACCGGCGTCAAGTTGGTTCGCGATGCGCTAGCGGCCCCGCTGTACTGGATCGCCCGCAACGCAGGCGTCGAGGGTTCGGTTATCGTGGAGAACGTCCGCACCGGCGATGCGAAGCTCGGTTATAACGCGCAGACCCACGAGTACGCCGATCTGCTCGCCGACGGCGTCATCGATCCGGTCAAGGTCTCCAAGGCTGCCGTGTCGAACGCGGCGTCGGTTGCCGCGATGCTGCTGACCACGCAGAGCGCGGTCAGCGAGGCACCGGTTGAAGAGGAGCCCGCGGGCGAAGGTCATGGGCATGGCCACGGTCATGGCCACGGCCACTAA
- the rimI gene encoding ribosomal protein S18-alanine N-acetyltransferase: MSDVQLRAMTSDDLPSVLRLEHELFGAQAWTEHMLREELCDDATRWYIVASHCNVVQGYAGLAAFGEEAHVMTIGTDPNVQGRGIGRLLLRALLAESARRGASRIILEVRVDNKPAIALYESEGFVTVGVRKRYYQPENVDAAVMIRG, from the coding sequence ATGAGCGACGTCCAGCTACGAGCGATGACGTCCGACGACCTGCCGTCGGTGCTGCGCCTGGAGCACGAGTTGTTCGGGGCGCAGGCGTGGACCGAGCACATGCTCCGTGAGGAACTTTGCGACGATGCCACCCGCTGGTACATCGTTGCCTCTCATTGCAACGTCGTGCAGGGGTATGCAGGGCTGGCCGCGTTTGGCGAGGAAGCGCACGTCATGACGATCGGCACCGATCCGAACGTGCAGGGACGGGGTATCGGTCGGCTGCTGCTGCGCGCTCTGCTGGCAGAGTCCGCCCGCCGCGGTGCGAGCAGGATCATCCTGGAAGTTCGAGTGGACAATAAACCGGCTATTGCCTTGTATGAAAGCGAAGGGTTCGTAACCGTGGGGGTGCGCAAGCGCTACTACCAACCGGAGAACGTCGATGCGGCGGTGATGATTCGTGGCTGA